GTAGCAGCATCGGCGGCTGCGTCAAGCACCGCGTAAGCGCCAATCGGCACTTGGCAGCCGCCGTTAAGCGCGCCAAGGAACGTGCGCTCCGCCGCCACCGTCAACGCTGTATCAGCGTCGTTGTATAACGCCAGCAGCTTCCGCAGGTCAGCGTCATCTGCGCGGCACTCTATGCCGAGTGCGCCCTGCCCCACAGCGGGCAGGCAAACTTCCGGCGGCAGGTAGGCGCTCACGCGATCCTGCCAGCCCATGCGCGACAGCCCCGCTGCCGCCAGCAGGATCGCGTCGTACTCGCCGCTCTCCAGCTTGCGCAGCCGCGAGTCAATGTTGCCGCGCACGGGCTCAATGACCAGATCAGGCCGCAGCGCCGCTAGCTGGCTGGAACGGCGTAGGCTGCTCGTGCCTACGCGTGCACCCGGAGGCAGCTCGTCTAGCGAGACGCCTCCGCTAGAGATCAGTGCATCGCGCGGATCGACGCGCTTCGGCACAGCGCCGTTGATCAGCCCCTCCGGTAGCTCGGAGGGCATATCCTTCATGCTGTGCACCGCCATGTCGATTTCTTTTTCCAGCATGGCCTGCTCGATTTCCTTCACGAACAGCCCTTTGCCGCCTACCTTGGATAAGGTGACATCTAGGATGCGGTCCCCTTTGGTAATAATCTTTTTCACTTCAAAAGTGAATCCAAACCCATGCTCCTCGCTAAGTCGCTCCAGATCAGCAATCACATGCCCTGTTTGCGTCAATGCAAGCGCGCTCTGTCTACTCCCCACTATTATCTTACGCATTGTCCATTCCTCCTGATAACGTCTGCCGCTTACTCTTCACCGTAGAACGTATATAGTAATCCAAACTAACCAAAAGTTACTTTGCACTATTCAAAGGCATTTATGCCTTTCATTTAGCTCCTTCGGCGACTTTAGCTCATTTCAAGGGCATTTTCGCCTCTCTTTTTGCTACTTTGGTCGTTTCTGATCAATTCAACGGTACTTATACCGCTCATTCAACCATTCCAGCCACTTCAGCCCAATTCAACGGTACTTATACCGCTCTTTCGACCATTTCAGCCGCTTCAGCCCAATTCAACGGTACTTATACCGCTTATTCGACCATTCCAGCCACTTCAGCCCAATTCAACGGGATTTATACCGCTCATTCGACCGTTCCAGCCACTTCAGCCAAACCATCCGTACTTATACCGCTATTCCAACTATTCCAGCCAGTAACCCGGTTTCCACTTCATATCATTAATCTAACCCAATTTTCTAATTTTCACAGTGTCTACGCGCACTTTTACTCCGCCCGATGATCAGCAATCCAAGCGTCCATATCCTCCGGGCTCCACGCTATAAAGCTACCATTTCTCATCTCATTCAACACATCCAGCGCCCCAAGCTTCCGCAAAAGCCTTCCACGAACATCAGCAGAAGGTTCTTTTTCCTTAATCCGGGTTCTCATGGTATGTACAAAATCCAAATAAGGCTCATACGCCTCATCCAGCGCCTCTTCAAGCACACTTTTAATCTTCGCAGCCGCAAGCGGGCCAGCACCCGAAGTAGATACAGCTACCGTCAAACGACCCCTCCGTACAACTCCGGGCGTGATAAAGCTCCCCGCTTCCGCATGGCTAGCCACATTCACATGAATGCCAAGTCGCCTAGACTCCTGCGCAACCTCTTCATTAACCGTTCTATCGTTAGTGGCTGCATATACGAGAAAGGCCCCACGGAGATCTCCGGGAGCATAAGGCCGGTCATGCCAGGTCATGAGACCCTTTTTCGCTAGAGCGACAAGTGTATCTGTCAAAGAGGGACTAATCACCATAACCACCGCTCCTGCTTCCAGCAGCCCACCCACCTTCCGTTCAGCCACGACACCACCGCCAATAACAACAATCTGTCGCCCTTCACAATCCAGCATTATGGGTAAATAACGCGTCATGCCCTTCACTCCCCACTCCAACCGTGAAAACCAGACCAAGAATTCAACAAAAAATTCAAGATAGTAAAAGCATATCCTAAAATCGCCCAGCGAGCCATACTTACTCCACTTTTCCGCCCGGATTTCTTAAAGATAATATAAAATATGTAAATTCCGAGGCCTATTAGTGTCGTTAACACTTTTAAATCCTGAAATAATAGCGTCCGCCCCTCAGATACAATGGATAAGCCAGCCACAACCAGAGATATTCCTAGCAAAGGAGTACCCACCAGGATAGCGGTGTAAGAATACTTATCTGTAGTCTCTAAGCTCGGCAAACGACGAATTCGGTCATTCCATTTCTTGCTTTTGAGTCTGGTGTGCAGGAACAAATACAATATTGCAAAAACCGTCCCGAGTGTCAGTGCGGCAAAACTCAAGTTGGCCAAAATCACATGCATCGTCAGCCAGCCATACACCGCACTCCAAGTCTCAAGCGTATGCCCCCCCGCCGTCAGCCACACCCGATTAAGCAGAAAAACACTGAATCCAGCCATACTAAGCAGCAGAATCGTAAACTCGCCTCCACGCGTGAAAGCGACTGCAAGCGAAGTCAGTACAATACTGAATGCAAACCAGAACAAGAAATCATAAGGTGTAAAAATGGGCAACCCCTTCTCCTGAGAGAAGCGAATCCCGAGCCCAGCAGCTTGCAAAAGACCCACAACAACAAGAAGCCCCGTGCCTAGCCGCTTCCCACTCGGGTTGCGATGAAGGCAATCCGAGAAAACAAACAGCAGGCTCAGGGCATATAGCAGCAGAGCGGCGTCATATATTCCGTTCAGCAGTTGCATATCACTCACCTACCCAACAGACCTGCCGGAGCAAGCACCGTCTTAGGCACAGAAAAATCGCCGCTACCGGCAGAACGTTCTGCGGAACTAGACTGCTTAACCGGGGCGGAATCTCCGCCATCTGAATTGGAGTCGATCTGTTCCTGTAGCGCAAAGATTTTGGAGAAATAATCAAGGGCTTCATTCCCCTGCTTGCCACCGGACATCTCTTTAATTACATTGATTGGATCATGCATCATCTGGTTCACAATGCTTTTGGTCAAACGACGGATTACCTTGCGCTGATGCTCGTCCAGCTCAGGCAGCTTATTGAACAGACTCTCCATCGTTTCCTCATGAATCGCATTCGACTTATCCTGAAGCGCCCGAATTACCGGTCTGACACCAAGTGTCTTAAGCCACAGTTGGAACTCATCCATTTCCTCACCGATCATCACTTCAATCTTCGCAGCTTCACTCCGGCGCATTTCCAGGTTGTTCTCCACAATGCCCTCCAGATCGTCAATATCATACAAAAAAACATCTGGCACATCAGCCGCCGCAGGATCAATATCACGCGGTACAGCAATATCAATCATAAAAAGCGGCCGCGAAGGGCGGCGCTTCATAGCATGAGCTACCTGATCTGCCGTAAGTACATACCCGTCTGCTCCCGTCGAGCTAATCACGATATCTACCTCATTAAGATTTTTTAACGCATCTTCTATCGTACTCGGCTTACCCGAGAACTTACCGGCCAGTTCAATCGCACGCGACAGCGTACGGTTAGCGACAATCACCTCAGCCGCACCACTACTATATAGATGCTTTACGGTGAGCTCGCTCATTTTGCCGGCGCCGAGAATCAGCACTCTTTTACCAGTGAACATGCCAAAAATACGCTTGCCCAGCTCCACTGCCGCATAACTGACAGATACTGCGCTTTCGCCGATTGACGTTTCACTATGTGCTCTTTTGCCCAGCGTCACCGCTTGTTTAAATAGCCGATTGAACCAAGTTCCAGTCACACCCTCAGCCTGAGCCGTGAGAAAAGAACTCCGTACCTGTCCCAGGATCTGCGTCTCGCCAATCACCATGGAATCCAGGCCGCAGGTCACGCGGAACAAATGTGCAATCGCCTGCTCGTCTTCATATATATACATATGCTGTGCAAATTGCTCGTTTTTCACTCCAAACCACTGCTCCATAAATCCGCGGATGAAATAACCACCCATATGAAGGCGGTCCATGACCACATAAATTTCCGTACGGTTGCAGGTGGCTACTACGACCCCTTCCAGCACACCCTTCGTCTTCATCAGTTGATGAAGCGCTGCCGGAAGATCACTCTCCGCAAAAGCAAACTGTTCCCTAACCTCCACGGGAGCCGTACGATAATTCAGGCCAACGACGACGATGTGCATCGATAGTTCACCATCCTAGTCTCTATTCATTACTGTAATACAGTTATATTAAAGAATAACTTACATAACATTCACTTTCACAACATCTCAAAACACTGTGTTAAGTATATCACACGAAAATACGACTTTTTGCAGATTTTTTGAACGCTTTATGAAATCCAGATAATAATTATTATAAATAAAAAACCGTAGGTTCGCTACGGTTAGGATGGGTTATTTTGTGATTAATTATTAGGTTGGTGGAAGTGGGGAGGGAATTTATAAGCTATTAATTCATAAAATTAAGGAATCTATTTTATATTTTATAGTTTATAGACATCGTCAAAATCACAAATATTTCTAGTATCTAAAATCAACTTACCTTTTAATGAATCCATATTATATTTTATATGATCATGAGCAACCATAATAACAATTATCTCTATCTCATTTAGAAAATCCTCGAAATTTATGAATTGATGTTCTACCATTCTTGTTTTTACAAAAGGATCAAACACTTTAACTCCAAACGCTAAATGCTCATCCATTTTTTCTAAAAGTTGTAAGGTAGGACTTTCTCTTATATCATCAACATTTTCTTTATAGGTTAATCCATATAAACCTACTTTTGATGTATCTTTTATACTATGTGCTCTCATAATATCCCTAACTCTTCCTAAAACATGCGTTGGCATTGCATCATTTGTCTTTCTTGCCATTAGTATCATATTAGTTAAATCAGGATAGTCCCCAACTAAAAACCAAGGGTCTACAGAAATACAATGACCACCAACCCCCGGACCAGGTTGTAGAATATTAACTCTTGGATGTTTATTCGCAATTTTAATGATCTCATACACATCCATATTGTCCGTACGACAAATTTTCGCTAGTTCATTTGCAAACGCAATATTAATATCTCGATATGTATTTTCCACCACTTTTGACATTTCTGCAGATCTGATGTCAGTAACTACAATTTCGCTCTTGCAGAAACTTGAATATAGATCTTTAACTTTCTCTCCTATTTCCAAATCATCTGCACCAATAGTTCTAGAATTATATTCAAGTTCATGAATCATATTTCCAGGTATTATTCTTTCCGGTGCATGAACTAAATTTACATCTTCTCCTATACAGAACCCTCTACTCTCTATTTCAGGCCGGATATATTTATCGATAGAGCCAGGTGAAACTGTTGATTCAATGATAATTATCGAACCTTTTGCACAAATATCTAATACGCTATTAACTGCTGAGATAACATATTTAGGATCAAGTTTTTTACTCTCTTTAATATACGGTGTTGGCACTGCAATTATATAAATATTAGTTTTATGATATTTCGTTGTAAATTCAATCCCACTAGACAGAGCTTCTCTGAAAAGTAATTCTAGCCCTTTTTCTTCGAAACTAAGCATTCCATCTTTTAAAGAATTTACTAATTTTGCATTATAGTCAGTGGCTATTACTCTTACACCACTCTTTGCAAACATCAAAGCTGTTGGTAAACCTATATATCCTAGACCAATGACCGAAACTTCCCTCATAATCATCCGCTCCTTGAAAGTTATTTCTTTCTATATAAAATTCTCCTCAACCTCATAGAACCATATTTTTTTTCTGACCACCAAATAGCATTCATCTGATGAAAATTTATAGTTTTATAATCAAATAATCTTTTATTTTTAATTTGCTTATGTAGTAAGAATGCTGCTTTACTATAATTATTCACATCAAAATAGTTCCATGAACTCCAACCAGTTATAAACGCTATGCGTACTAATAATATATAAACAAACCGTCTACTCCACTGTTTAAATCTTTTGTGTTTTATTTTTGGTTTTGAGTTAACGAAACTAGGTTTTTTAAAATCAATTCCAAGTGGAATAAATAACTTACTAAATAAAAAATTTTCATAAATAAAAGAATTACGGCGAAATTCTGTTCTCAAACTGTAGAAAAGATCAACAAACTCATTATCCCATAAAGGCATTCTCCACTCCATCCCGTTGATCTCATACAATCGGTTGGAATTCACAACCCATCTAATAGGTCTACTATTTGTAAACCAAGCTTCATATAAACTCGTAAATGATTCGAAATCTTTCAGCTCTTCATTCATATCCACAAGAAATTTCTTTATTTTCTTTTTTATATCATTAACTTTAACTTCAGGTATTTTGACAAATTTATAATGTTCATTAAAAATATAATTTACTAACCAATCCATTTCATATTGAAGACCACTTTCATCTTCTTTAGCCAATACAAAACTTCCAGCTGGTAAATCACCACAAAACCCTGTAACAACGACTGAATTTTGAGGGATTATATCCATCTCGATGAGTTTCTTAATAGCAGGATAATCCTGAAAGTGAGGAATAGCACAATAATTGTGAGAATAATCCCCATAATTAATACAATCTTTGTCCAGAAGCTGATTCCATACTTTTTTATCATATTCGATATAATGCCACTCAAATCCCAAGATTTCCGCTACTGATTTAGATGTCTCAACCTCATAACTACCTATTTGACCGTAGGTATAACAAATTACCTTTTCATATCCCTTTTTCTTTAACATGGCGGCTATGTATCGTGAATCATAGCCGCCACTCAAGGGCAATATTACCGTTTTACCCTCTAAAGAATCTATTAATCTATCAAAAAGATTACTGCTTGTTTTACTAATTTTCTCGATAACATCTTCAAATTTATAATCCACATATTTGTGTGTATGCTTATAATAATATTCGAGATGTACATTATTCGAATTAACTCTTAATATTTGTCCAGCTGCTAATTGAAGTATCATATTAAACACAGTGTCATTATTTTGAGAATAACCACATGATATTATTTCACACAACACTGTTTCGTCAGCATCATCTGTACTAATATTATATTTTTCTTTAAGGATTTCTACAGAGTCACTTATAGATTTACCATTAGAAGTAAAAAAAATAGGGAATGATCGCACTCGATCTACAACTGCAAAAGTTTCATTCCCCCTGTAAAGAACTATAGAAAAAAATCCATTCACACGTTTTACTATATACAGCAATGTTTCATAATCCTCAATTTCTGCGCAGAAATCATTCAAGTCATTGTCTTTATAAAAAATGCCTTCGTAAAAAAAATAGCCCTTTGTTATCGTATTATTTTTATCAAACCACTTAAATCCTTCATTGTTATCAATAATCAAATTTAAGCCTCCTCACTATAGAAGCATAATTCTAAAGAAATAAGATATTACAAATAATAAAGTAAAAAAGGCTATACTTTTATATAGATATGTCCAAACCTTAATTCCCGTCAAATTAGCTATATAAATAGAAAACATGTACCAAAGAAAAAAACCAACAATTCCAAATAGTAGTATTGTACTTTTATAGTCTGTAAATACTGTTGCCCCAATACCTATAGCAATTAATCTTGTAAATAACATAATTACATTCATTATTAAATTTTGTTTTTGCTTCTTTAATACAATAAGTACATTTGATAAAGGTGATGCTACGAATACCATTAAGAACCAGGGAACTAAATATCTCGCAATATTCCCTGCTTCAACCCACTCATTTCCAAATACAATGCCGAAAATCTTATCACCGGCACTTAAAATAATTAACATAGGTATAAAAGCTATTATAAAGGAATTAGTTAGTAATTTTTTCGTTAGTGAATACAAACTCTCATTATTATTGTAAAGAATTGCGGCTTTTCTGAAGTAAACTTGAGCTATTGCACTCCCTATAATTGTAAGCGGTAGCAATAAAACCCTTTGAGACATCGAATACCAACCTGTTACAGAATCATTAAAATAATAAGAAAATGCAAAAATAGGGAATTGGACCGATATTGTGTTCAATAAAATTGCAGGCATTTGATATAAAGGAAAATCAGAAAACTCTTTAGTTGTTTTAATTATTTCAGGCTTTATTTTAGGTATTCTATATATTCTTATAAGAACAATTGTAGAGATTAGTTGTCCTAAAATCATTCCATAGATCAATCCGTAGCCTGTTATCCCTGCTAATCCTAAGATTATATTCAAGCAAGTTGCTGACAAAGTGTTAATTATTGGTATCCACATCATAACTCTATAATCCATTTTTCGGTTAGCCAAATTGGTGAAGGTGCTATTAGAACCTCCTAGTAATATTGAAAGCAGCAATAAAGTTAGAAGTACAATATTACTGCCTGAGTTAAATAAATGAATATCAGTTTTGTTTAATATGAGCATTAAGAAATACATTAATATTGCAAAAAGGGTTGTATAGAACAATGAGATAACAACTAATTTCTTTGCCTTCTCTTCACTTTTAGAAACTATAATTGCACTATCTAATTTAAGTGTACAAACAGCAAGTAAAATACTACTTATTGACTGAAAAAAAACGCTAACACCAAAATCTTCTGGGGTAAACAAGCGACTTAGCAGTGGAGAAAAAGAAATATTAATAAGTTGACTAATTAAAGTTCCTGTTGCAAGCTTGGTGACATTTGAATATAAAAATCTCTTGATATTTAATTTACCAAACAAATTACTTACAACTCCTAGTAGAAATCAGACATTTTTTTCACTAATAAATCGCATCAGAAACATCACAAGAAATAGTATAAGAGTAGTATAAAAATATTGAGAAAAAAAGGTTTGAAACCCACCTCGGAATGCCATTCCAAAATTCAATACAAAGAAAACATTCCAATATCTTAGAAACTTGATATTTTTCATTGCATTTATAATCACTCCACAAAAAATCGCAATAAACAAGGCATAAATCCATGTTCCTGATTTGCCAAGCATCATAATTCCCTCACCAAACGCACTTGGAAGTAGTATATAAAAGTTTCTTCCTCCATACTCGATTCCAGTAATAGCTGTCGAGAAGATGTAAGATAACACAGGGAAATTATTATCTGGGTAAAAAGGGACCATGTTAAAGAGCCATCTTTCTATCATTTCAAGAAAATTCAATTGTCCAGCAAACAATTCAGTAATGTATAAATAACTTTGGGAAATAGATTCTTGTCGCAAGAAATCGTTCAAAGTTTCACTAAAACTAAATTTCCCTACATCAATCCCTTGTCGATAATAGAATAAAAAATTCATTACTGGTATTAAAAAGATTAGTGTTACTAGGATTATTATGAATAATGTTCTTTTTTTAATAATATTCTCAGAATAGAAATAAATTAGAATTATACTAAGCCACAGGAACATCTCAGTTCGCCCAACATAACCCGTTTGTACAAAAGAAATATAAGGGTATAGCATTATAAATAATATAAAAAGAAAAGGCTTTTTTCGAAGAGAATAAAGGAATATAAAATAAAAAGGAAGCATTATAATTGAAAGTGAATTTAAAAAACTATATATAGGATCATTTCTTTGTTCTAATCGAACTATAAAAGTATCATTAGAAAAGTGATATCTATTAAATTGAAAGATATCAAATAATCTAAACTCAGGATATAGTAATTTTGCAAAATGAGTTAGTAAAGCTAAAATACCTAAAACAATGAACAACCTTTTAAAGTCAGTAAATATTTCATCATAATTTTTCTTTGCAACAAATAAATTAGACTTTACTATAATTGATAAGGGAACTACTAAAAAAAACATAAAAATCAAGAATGAAATTAAATATTCTGTGTTATCAGTGAAATTCGTAAATATTCCAACACCGGAAAAAAAAGTACACATTGTTATTGCAATAATAATTAATAATTTTTCAATAAATTTATTCAAAAACAAATAACTCACGAAAATTAAAAAACAACCAAATATAATAATTATCGCAAAGTTGTTATAATCCACCATTAAGTGACTCATCTAATTTCCTTTCTCTGATTTTACTTGCAACTATACTCATTTGTTTTTCCCAAGTAAAATTATCTTCAGCAAATTTTCTTAATGTCTCTTCAATGGGTAGTTCAGCAATTCTCTCTAAAAAATTCATAACAGTATTAATATTTAAGGCTTCCTCGTAATGCGGTATTTTCAAAGCATAAGTAAAATCCTCTGGAATCTGTTTTTCATTGTACGCATATACAAAGGGAATCCCTCTAGCACAATATTCTTTAGTCTTTAAGGTAGACCCTTGTAAAACCCCTATTCTATGCATTCCTAATGAGGAAATTCCTAAATCAGCTTCATCAAATAGATTATCTAGTTCCTTACCACTACGCATTCCGTAAAAACACACATTTTCCTCTAATGATAACTTCGATCTTAGTAACTTTAAATTCTCAATTTCTCTTCCCTCTCCTACAATATAAAATTTAATGTTTTTCAAATTAGATCGTTGATCGCTCTGATAATAATTAGCTAATCCATGAAGCACTCTATCATATCCATGCCATACATCAACATTCGCAACTCCTAATAATACTAAATTATCTGCAGCATTAGTAATTCTTTCTATTGATTTTGTTACTATAGGAATATCTTCAATTGTTACACCATTTTCGATCTCTATAACATCTATTCCCCATATTTTTTTATAAGACATGAAAGTGACTATATATGAGACAAATCTTTTAATTCTTCTACTTAATAGCTTATGTATAAGTCCTCCGATTATTTGGAAAACTAATCTTTTGATTTTTTTATTT
The window above is part of the Paenibacillus sp. FSL K6-0276 genome. Proteins encoded here:
- the ccsA gene encoding cytochrome c biogenesis protein CcsA, with translation MQLLNGIYDAALLLYALSLLFVFSDCLHRNPSGKRLGTGLLVVVGLLQAAGLGIRFSQEKGLPIFTPYDFLFWFAFSIVLTSLAVAFTRGGEFTILLLSMAGFSVFLLNRVWLTAGGHTLETWSAVYGWLTMHVILANLSFAALTLGTVFAILYLFLHTRLKSKKWNDRIRRLPSLETTDKYSYTAILVGTPLLGISLVVAGLSIVSEGRTLLFQDLKVLTTLIGLGIYIFYIIFKKSGRKSGVSMARWAILGYAFTILNFLLNSWSGFHGWSGE
- a CDS encoding asparagine synthase-related protein, giving the protein MIIDNNEGFKWFDKNNTITKGYFFYEGIFYKDNDLNDFCAEIEDYETLLYIVKRVNGFFSIVLYRGNETFAVVDRVRSFPIFFTSNGKSISDSVEILKEKYNISTDDADETVLCEIISCGYSQNNDTVFNMILQLAAGQILRVNSNNVHLEYYYKHTHKYVDYKFEDVIEKISKTSSNLFDRLIDSLEGKTVILPLSGGYDSRYIAAMLKKKGYEKVICYTYGQIGSYEVETSKSVAEILGFEWHYIEYDKKVWNQLLDKDCINYGDYSHNYCAIPHFQDYPAIKKLIEMDIIPQNSVVVTGFCGDLPAGSFVLAKEDESGLQYEMDWLVNYIFNEHYKFVKIPEVKVNDIKKKIKKFLVDMNEELKDFESFTSLYEAWFTNSRPIRWVVNSNRLYEINGMEWRMPLWDNEFVDLFYSLRTEFRRNSFIYENFLFSKLFIPLGIDFKKPSFVNSKPKIKHKRFKQWSRRFVYILLVRIAFITGWSSWNYFDVNNYSKAAFLLHKQIKNKRLFDYKTINFHQMNAIWWSEKKYGSMRLRRILYRKK
- a CDS encoding NAD(P)-dependent oxidoreductase encodes the protein MTRYLPIMLDCEGRQIVVIGGGVVAERKVGGLLEAGAVVMVISPSLTDTLVALAKKGLMTWHDRPYAPGDLRGAFLVYAATNDRTVNEEVAQESRRLGIHVNVASHAEAGSFITPGVVRRGRLTVAVSTSGAGPLAAAKIKSVLEEALDEAYEPYLDFVHTMRTRIKEKEPSADVRGRLLRKLGALDVLNEMRNGSFIAWSPEDMDAWIADHRAE
- a CDS encoding nucleotide sugar dehydrogenase — translated: MREVSVIGLGYIGLPTALMFAKSGVRVIATDYNAKLVNSLKDGMLSFEEKGLELLFREALSSGIEFTTKYHKTNIYIIAVPTPYIKESKKLDPKYVISAVNSVLDICAKGSIIIIESTVSPGSIDKYIRPEIESRGFCIGEDVNLVHAPERIIPGNMIHELEYNSRTIGADDLEIGEKVKDLYSSFCKSEIVVTDIRSAEMSKVVENTYRDINIAFANELAKICRTDNMDVYEIIKIANKHPRVNILQPGPGVGGHCISVDPWFLVGDYPDLTNMILMARKTNDAMPTHVLGRVRDIMRAHSIKDTSKVGLYGLTYKENVDDIRESPTLQLLEKMDEHLAFGVKVFDPFVKTRMVEHQFINFEDFLNEIEIIVIMVAHDHIKYNMDSLKGKLILDTRNICDFDDVYKL
- a CDS encoding O-antigen polymerase, which codes for MNKFIEKLLIIIAITMCTFFSGVGIFTNFTDNTEYLISFLIFMFFLVVPLSIIVKSNLFVAKKNYDEIFTDFKRLFIVLGILALLTHFAKLLYPEFRLFDIFQFNRYHFSNDTFIVRLEQRNDPIYSFLNSLSIIMLPFYFIFLYSLRKKPFLFILFIMLYPYISFVQTGYVGRTEMFLWLSIILIYFYSENIIKKRTLFIIILVTLIFLIPVMNFLFYYRQGIDVGKFSFSETLNDFLRQESISQSYLYITELFAGQLNFLEMIERWLFNMVPFYPDNNFPVLSYIFSTAITGIEYGGRNFYILLPSAFGEGIMMLGKSGTWIYALFIAIFCGVIINAMKNIKFLRYWNVFFVLNFGMAFRGGFQTFFSQYFYTTLILFLVMFLMRFISEKNV
- the hemA gene encoding glutamyl-tRNA reductase, translating into MHIVVVGLNYRTAPVEVREQFAFAESDLPAALHQLMKTKGVLEGVVVATCNRTEIYVVMDRLHMGGYFIRGFMEQWFGVKNEQFAQHMYIYEDEQAIAHLFRVTCGLDSMVIGETQILGQVRSSFLTAQAEGVTGTWFNRLFKQAVTLGKRAHSETSIGESAVSVSYAAVELGKRIFGMFTGKRVLILGAGKMSELTVKHLYSSGAAEVIVANRTLSRAIELAGKFSGKPSTIEDALKNLNEVDIVISSTGADGYVLTADQVAHAMKRRPSRPLFMIDIAVPRDIDPAAADVPDVFLYDIDDLEGIVENNLEMRRSEAAKIEVMIGEEMDEFQLWLKTLGVRPVIRALQDKSNAIHEETMESLFNKLPELDEHQRKVIRRLTKSIVNQMMHDPINVIKEMSGGKQGNEALDYFSKIFALQEQIDSNSDGGDSAPVKQSSSAERSAGSGDFSVPKTVLAPAGLLGR
- a CDS encoding oligosaccharide flippase family protein; the protein is MFGKLNIKRFLYSNVTKLATGTLISQLINISFSPLLSRLFTPEDFGVSVFFQSISSILLAVCTLKLDSAIIVSKSEEKAKKLVVISLFYTTLFAILMYFLMLILNKTDIHLFNSGSNIVLLTLLLLSILLGGSNSTFTNLANRKMDYRVMMWIPIINTLSATCLNIILGLAGITGYGLIYGMILGQLISTIVLIRIYRIPKIKPEIIKTTKEFSDFPLYQMPAILLNTISVQFPIFAFSYYFNDSVTGWYSMSQRVLLLPLTIIGSAIAQVYFRKAAILYNNNESLYSLTKKLLTNSFIIAFIPMLIILSAGDKIFGIVFGNEWVEAGNIARYLVPWFLMVFVASPLSNVLIVLKKQKQNLIMNVIMLFTRLIAIGIGATVFTDYKSTILLFGIVGFFLWYMFSIYIANLTGIKVWTYLYKSIAFFTLLFVISYFFRIMLL
- the hemC gene encoding hydroxymethylbilane synthase, whose protein sequence is MRKIIVGSRQSALALTQTGHVIADLERLSEEHGFGFTFEVKKIITKGDRILDVTLSKVGGKGLFVKEIEQAMLEKEIDMAVHSMKDMPSELPEGLINGAVPKRVDPRDALISSGGVSLDELPPGARVGTSSLRRSSQLAALRPDLVIEPVRGNIDSRLRKLESGEYDAILLAAAGLSRMGWQDRVSAYLPPEVCLPAVGQGALGIECRADDADLRKLLALYNDADTALTVAAERTFLGALNGGCQVPIGAYAVLDAAADAATSGAEHKMISLTGMVGTPDGSMILKETCTGVDPVQLGEEVAKKLIARGAEKILSDVRG
- a CDS encoding glycosyltransferase, with product MKILYLVYFDLFDTSSIGIRKKVLWQFKAMEKQGFEMELAYRKEDKLIFINTAEVVLKEYNISGLWYRSSIYKALKILLSHNVYDVVYIRTPGFVDPAFYKTLKLFKRRGIDVYLEMPTYPIGKEYITYCKQLFKNKKIKRLVFQIIGGLIHKLLSRRIKRFVSYIVTFMSYKKIWGIDVIEIENGVTIEDIPIVTKSIERITNAADNLVLLGVANVDVWHGYDRVLHGLANYYQSDQRSNLKNIKFYIVGEGREIENLKLLRSKLSLEENVCFYGMRSGKELDNLFDEADLGISSLGMHRIGVLQGSTLKTKEYCARGIPFVYAYNEKQIPEDFTYALKIPHYEEALNINTVMNFLERIAELPIEETLRKFAEDNFTWEKQMSIVASKIRERKLDESLNGGL